TTTGCGCGGCTGACGCTCGACAGCAAGCTGGTGCTGGTGGTCAGCGCGGGACTGCTCGTCGGCGGGACGGGGCTGCTCCTGTTCACGGAGCGTGCGAACGGCGACACATTCGCCCCGATGCCGTTCTGGATGCAGGTGTTGAACGCCTTCTTTCACTCGACGGTGACACGGTCGGCCGGGTTCAACTCGGTGGATCTGGCGGCGGTGACAGATGGCGGCCTGCTGGTGCTGATCGGGCTGATGCTGATCGGCGGGGCGGCCGGCTCGACGGCCGGCGGCATCAAGGTCCAGACGCTCGGCATCCTGCTGAGCGCCACGGCGTCGGCCATTCGCGGCCTGCCGGACGTCGTGGCGTTCGAGCGGCGCGTGCCGATACCAGACGTGCTGCGGGCCATCGCCGTGACGGTGTTGGCCTTCGCGCTGGTCTTCGTCGCGACCTTCCTGCTGGGGCTGACCAGCACCCAGCCGTTCCTCCGCGAGCTGTTCGAGGTGGTCTCGGCGTTCGCGACGGCCGGGATGTCGATAGGGCTGACGGGCGAGAGCAGCCCGGCTGGACGCTTGATCTTGATGGCCATGATGTTTGTCGGCCGGTTGGGACCGCTGACACTGGCGCTCGCCCTGGCCGCGCGCGAGCACGGTTCGCCATTGCGCTGGCCGGCGGCGGCTGTGCGGATCGGCTGACGCGCCCGCCGGCGCGCAGGAAGAGAGGGGCGCATGCCCACGACACGACAGATAGCCGTCCTCGGGCTGGGGCGGTTCGGGCAGGCAGTGGCCCGCGAGCTGGCCCGCCTGGGCCACGACGTGCTGGCCGTGGACCGCGACGAGCGCATCGTGCAGGACCTGGCGGACGACGTGACGCACGCTGTCCAGGCCGACATCACCGATCCTGACGCGCTGGTGGCGCTCGGGCTGGCCGAGTTCGACACCGTCATCGTCGGCGTCTCCGAGTCCCTGGAAGTGAGCATCATGGCGACGGTGCTGCTCAAGCGCATGGGCGTCCAGCGGGTGATCGCCAAGGCGGCCCACGAGCTGCACGGCTCGATCT
This Chloroflexota bacterium DNA region includes the following protein-coding sequences:
- a CDS encoding TrkA family potassium uptake protein yields the protein MPTTRQIAVLGLGRFGQAVARELARLGHDVLAVDRDERIVQDLADDVTHAVQADITDPDALVALGLAEFDTVIVGVSESLEVSIMATVLLKRMGVQRVIAKAAHELHGSILEQLGVLRVVYPERETGFRVAHSFHAPGVQDYLDAAPGYGIARVALVERWVGRTLGDLDFPRSCSLTVLALARTDTVILNPAPAERLAAGDALIVAGLDEDLERIPDAAS